The Culex pipiens pallens isolate TS chromosome 2, TS_CPP_V2, whole genome shotgun sequence DNA window ccacaaaaaaaacacatgcaaactcaaaaaacatttttttgtttttacattcTTAAAGTAACCCGCAAAGTTATAATAAACcacgaaatgaaaaaaagaagctttaaatgaaaaaaatcacttctcttggttattgcagattcaaaaaaaaaaaaaaaaaacaaaatttacagttgagtaacggaaaatgatagcgattttaaaactattgagcaattctctgcgaaatcggtctttttttctaaatttaaatttttttatttttaaatccggctgaaacttttttggtgccttcggtgtgcccaaagaagccattttgcatcattagtttgtccatataattttccatacaaatttggcagctgtccatacaaaaatgttttatgaaaattcaaaaatctgtatcttttgaaggatttttttgatcgatttaatgtctttggcaaagttgtatggataaggaccacactgaaaaaaaaaatagacggtaaaataatttttggtgatttttaatttcactttgtagtgacaaacttgatttgcaaaaaaatactattttttaattttttttatatgttttaggggacatcaaatgccaacttttgagaaatttccagaatgtgcaaaacatctttgaacgagttatgattttttgaatcaatactgtttaaaaaaaaaaatcgaaatatcgatcgcaacaaaatttcagcttcatttttcgatgtgtatcgaatttgcaatcaaaaagtactgtagtgattTGTTAAAGTGCACCGTGCGCATgcttgcccacctttgaaaaaaatatttttgaaaagtttagaaaattctctatattttgctttttagaactttgttgatacgacccttagttgctgagatattgccatgcaaaggtttaaaaacaggaaaattgatgttctctaagtctcacccaccattttctaatgtcgatatctcagcaactaatggtccgattttcaatgttaaaatatgaaacattcgtgaaatttccgatcattccgaaaacaatattttatttttttaaatcaagacttacatttcataaggacgtaatatttgaatgttttacccttttgaaatgttagtcttgatttaaaaattatgaatttttgtcattattttattaattaaattaaatatttccaaTGTCTCTTAAGGCTACGGTCAATTTCACTTTGAATTTGTTTGGGTACTAGCTATCTTTAATCTTTTCGTTAGCCCAAATATTGCCACGAACGCAGCGCAGTGCTACGTGTTCCCAAaagctacaactttgtcgataTAAAGTAGCGTTTTCATCTGAAAGGGTTAAATAAGCGACCATTCCAGCAATCCCTTTCAGTTGTCAAAAAACATTACCAACCGGAAACATGAGACCTCTTAGTGTTTTTTCCTTTTTCGGTTTAACCTACATTGTACTCGTTTCCGGTGATCTATCTCATATCGCAATCTACAAAAGCTTTCCAAAAGCACTGCAGGAGTGCGCCGAGTACCTGGAAGTGTCCAACTGCACTCTGCATTGGATCGCTGAGGATTCATATCCGAACGTGGAGGAAGTCCAGCGATTGATCCACTGCACTCTGGTCAATTTGGGAGCTTGGGATCATGAAAGTGACACGGCACGAAGTCACGTTCTCCGGAGCTTCTTCCAACCTGCTGCCGGAGATTGCTGCTACCTGAATCGTACCCTGGAATGCCTGCAGTGTGTCAACTCCAAGCACGAGGATCATTACCAGCGAGTGTACGAATCTTTCCAGTGCTTCAACCATAACTACGGCAGTTTAGTGAGCAGTGATCAATACGTTCCCTTTGAGCGCAGTGGACTGTTCCGGATAATTGAAACGGGATTCACGCTGCGCACACTTCCCCGATGTACTTTGGAGCAGTACAGCGAGGGAAACATTCTGGACGATGCTCACTTTGCGCGGGTGCATCTGGCTTGTGCTCTTCGTGGGGGTTATTACAGTCTGCAAAGCGGGCTTAACCTGCAAGCGGTGTACGTTCAGTTTGCCCACCCGGAACTGTTGACGGCGGAAACGAAGCAGTGCTGTGATGCTGCCGCGAGGGAAGAGTGCGACTCGGACCATGCGACCAAGTTGTACCGGATATTCAGGAATTGTTTGAAGGATATCATTCCGACGTTGGGGTTGTTTCAAACTGCTGCGAAAAATGTACTCAATAAATGTTCCGAGTGAAataaaacaaactatttttatttagcaACATCATCGTACCATCCTCTATCACACTTGATCTCACATTCGTTATTCATATTTTGGATGGAGGCGAAGCATCTTTGATCAACTcaactcaaaaataaaataaaatttaattttatgttgtATGTTCTTTTCATCATAGTTTCATTTTactcgttttaatgtttgaccttgaataaacaacaaaatagagcacgcaatgtaaacaataacaaacattctgtgcattgtcccgaagtttggttgaatttggtggccgaattcccgagttataattacaaatgtttactgtAATCGAGgctgtacgtgcgtcaaacgcgttctgacctgtaatcgcacttacatcaattttgagtgtgtgtcaagatagcaggacaagattgaaacttttttcatctgaaaagtaacaaaaaagtacggagtttttttcggtttttattgaatatatcaggactgaaatcgaattttggtgatctgtgaaggtctgctgcacaaaatggcattcttaactaaatttgacccaaaatacatgttcgacaagatagcacgacaacgacgataTGACAGTCACGGTGAATTACAGACAATCTTTTCTGCGACTGTCCTAACTATCTTCAACGTAGGCACGATatctttcaaacaatttttgaacatccTGTACAACTTGATCGCATGATCAGCATCACAAACCTCCCGTGCGGCAGCATCACAACACTGCCTTATCTCGGCAGTAAGCAGTTCCGGAGCACCAAACTGGCTGTAAGCGTTGTGGAGCTTCACTCCGTCTTTAAAGCTGTGACAGCCTCCGATAAAAGGTCCAGTCAGATGTAAAGCTGAGCAACTCTCTGCCAAAACCGGAAGtggatttaatttgtattttttgatttggctcaaactttgttggggccttccctatgaccaaagaagctattttgtgtcattggttcacccatacaagcagggttgccaggttgccagataaatctgggaatgccagatttttcaactgACAGCCAGATTAAAGATATATCATTACCTGTGTCAGATTTTAAcggattttgccagatttttcattttctgccgatttctttttgattaaaaagaacgatttgaatcaaaaatcgaaaatttttgaaaacatttatagtattgaaaatgaaaattcaaactttttaaggccgaaaaatcaatcaaaacatttgaattGTATCAAATTTTGATCTAATTCATGTCCTGCGGTCATAGATCTCCgagcattttaatttattttatttttgatgactatttaaatgcatttaggacacttttaaggcacatcagccatttttgcgatttattcggacacacgaggcgtgtatgccagactcttgtgaaaattttgatgtattggaAGTCTATTTTTGAGGCTATCCAGTGTATTTTTGTgaatatctttgaaaaaaaaaattccttccaaaagaGTTAATCGGCGAATCTAGACAACGTCATAACGTTGGTGTTGCAAAGACagtaaattatttcaaacattcatattatttattagcGAATAGGTTCCAAAGATAGACTtccaatacatcaaaattttcacaagagtcTGGCCTGCACGCCTCGTGTGTCCgaataaatcgcaaaaatggcttatgtgccttaaaagtgttcttaatgcttttaaatagtcatcaaaaataaaataaattaaaatgctcggaaatctatgaccgtaaaccgtcggacgaatgattcacccgacattttgtagtggaatagtcatacttgaagcctattgtatgggtttttgcccaaatttgcccgaggctttgtataccgagctcgaaaactagctaaattatcaccaaatcttgctaacgtcatgattcgaaatccggacacttagtagcatatcatttttgttatagctggcaaaaattcatgtaataagttggaaatgtagaaatatcatcaggatgtagtataaacagtcagtttcaagaaagtGCATGCagaatatgtcttttctaacaatttttcatcagaattttaaaattaaaatgacttgttgtgcttcgaatcccggacactgataaaagctgattcgaaatccggacacttttgcttcgaattccggacactcgattttacttatgaatcgcacaaatttggactgaaatgttagtgaaaggcattctttaggtctcaaataagctgttaacatcaaaacaatcgatagtttatataaaaaaatgctagaatttaagaaaatcgaaaccataaatttctgctttgccttaccggtgcttcgaacgcctatgaaatatttcaagtgaaatgtttcgcatttttggtaaacttataattttattgtatttaattgttttggcattaactacagcgttcaaacaaactttaaatgaaagttgatgttggaattcatcaaataacacagtttcgacatacataatgcgaacttatatccaaatatttgataaaacaagatgaagtgtccgggtttcgaagcgtccgggaattcgaatcatgacgttataactcatcacatatagctcctatcaatttggcgtcttggacaaagttgtttgttttgatattactgacaactcttctgaacattgtaatcgtctaaaatcaaagttcaacatagttttagtcaaaaaactggtttttggcagggatttatgaaaaaggttccaaaactggtattcaacgcaaaaatagagctttggcgtcttcgacaaagtttgtggaaattttcagccctacaactttgccgaagacaccaaaactctatctcttaacagtcaaaagttagaaattccatagcctactgtgatgagtattttgaaaaacaaatttcatcaaaagtaggccatgacaACGCTGAACAAAGTTGCAGAACATGTCGAAGCacgaaaatgcttactttttgctctaatcaattaagttcgtcaaaacagccttttgaaccactgtgcaataacagttggaggtattcttccttaacaataaatgttattccaaagttgttttggctttcaacaaatatcagaccaataacatttttttttatgataacataaattgttattgaacccttatgcaaaaatggatttgttaagaagattccataacactttctgttattttaacagtatttgttattgaaattgcatgaattttgttattaccgtctgcccgggtcatAACATACCATGTACGATGTTGCATTGTAATGactattattttatttaggTTGTCATTTTAAGAGAACTAATTTGTTATTTATGCAATGCAATACAccgcaaaacaatgcaaaagtgCATCAAAGACCCCTTCAAATCAGCCATTCTTTAGTCACGTTCACACGTTCACCTCCCCCTACAGTGCATTGATTTCATTCGTTGCACTCCCGAAAAGCATTTTCTTCAGTCAGCCCAAATCGCAACACCCACGTTCCGAAAACTTGGCTATCTTCAGCACTATGGATGACCACACGGAACCACGTGTCACTTTCTGGAAGTGGATTTCAGTATTTAAAGCTGCAACTTTCATTCTGTGGTCATCAGTTGCTTTTCCACTACCGTTACATCATGCGGTCTTCGATCATCTTCTTCGTCCTGGTTCAGGTGTACCTTGGAGGTGCATCCCTTCACCACAAGATCACCTACAAGAGCTTCCACGATGGGTTGCGTGAGTGCGCCGAGTACTACGAAATCTCCAACTGCACGCTGGACAAGTACATCGCGGAGTCGTACCCGAACATCGAACCCGTCCAGCGGTTGATCCACTGCACGCTGCACAACCTGGTCTCGTGGACGGATGGAAAAGGCGTCAAGGAGCACGTGTTCCGTAACTTTTTCGTACCGGCCGTCGGCGACACGTGCTACGCAAACAGGACTCGGGAGTGCATCCGCAGCGTTTTTCACCGTCTGGATCACGGAAATCACTTTGCCAGGGCGTACGAGACGTTCCAGTGCTACTACCATCAGTGGGGAAACATCTCTCCGAAGAAGCAATTCATCCCGCGGACCGAGTACGATTTTGACACGCTGCTTCTGGAAGTGATCCAGTTCCGACACGTTCCGGAGTGCGAGCTCATCGAGTACAGCAAGGGCAACGTGCTGGATCAGCCCAACTTTGCGCCTGGTTACTTGCTGGGATCCGTCCGCGGAGGATACTACTCCCTGAAGCACGGAATCAGCCTGGAGAACCTCTACACCCAGTTCGGATGTCCGGAACTGCTGACCAAGGAGCTGAAACAGTGCGTTGAAGGTGTCGTGAAGCAGTACTGCGACGATAGTCACGAGGTGAAACAGTTTGTGACCTTCAAGAACTGTCTCAACTCGGTGATCCCGTGGTACTCTCGGGTGGTAGCGGTGTCCAAGGAGAAGCTGTACGGGAAGGCACCCTGCAAGAGCTGTGTCGCAGCCAAAGAGGTTCCGTACGTGGTGCACCATGTCCCCGCATCCGTCGGTGCCGCTCCAAAACCGTACTATAACGTAGATCACTGAAGTCGGAAGCAAACGTTGAACTGATTGAGGCTAATAAATAGTTGTTGCAATATAATCTCTGGTTCTTTTTTGTTACTTAAACCCAAAACTCA harbors:
- the LOC120425147 gene encoding general odorant-binding protein 69-like, which encodes MRSSIIFFVLVQVYLGGASLHHKITYKSFHDGLRECAEYYEISNCTLDKYIAESYPNIEPVQRLIHCTLHNLVSWTDGKGVKEHVFRNFFVPAVGDTCYANRTRECIRSVFHRLDHGNHFARAYETFQCYYHQWGNISPKKQFIPRTEYDFDTLLLEVIQFRHVPECELIEYSKGNVLDQPNFAPGYLLGSVRGGYYSLKHGISLENLYTQFGCPELLTKELKQCVEGVVKQYCDDSHEVKQFVTFKNCLNSVIPWYSRVVAVSKEKLYGKAPCKSCVAAKEVPYVVHHVPASVGAAPKPYYNVDH